In the genome of Cercospora beticola chromosome 2, complete sequence, one region contains:
- a CDS encoding uncharacterized protein (antiSMASH:Cluster_6) — MLFSKISNSLLASVCLANALVTRQERSYNAPSPKDGHWIDTWVSMPQLTEPANLPPAPYNGSNSVFPDTTIRQTIKTTIGASSHIRLRISNAFGLTQLPITTASIALARAEAGQNKTGASGVDISTLQSITFSNNASITIPPGALAISDPIPLSVQANQILSISLYLASGQQGFAITSHPGSRTTSWLSFGDQTSAANFTDANTQNTAHWYLISALEAWSPRNSESLVVVGDSITDGRGSTTNGNDRWPDQLFSRLQSGSPNLKSIAISNQAAGGNRILADGLGPSALSRIERDVLAHSNVGYALIFEGINDIGTASSTPEAQEAVYTRLVQGYRQILSRIHADGIPVFGATITPFGCLNSTLQAYSTPEREVTRSRINDFIRSSVGKQGGFEALVDFDRIVRDPTNETRLRPDLDSGDCLHLNPKGYKAMAEGFPVEVFARFRDGVSGFV, encoded by the coding sequence ATGTTATTCTCAAAGATTTCAAACTCCCTACTGGCATCAGTATGCCTCGCGAATGCCCTGGTCACACGTCAAGAGAGATCCTATAATGCCCCCAGTCCCAAAGATGGCCATTGGATCGATACTTGGGTATCTATGCCGCAACTCACAGAACCAGCCAACCTGCCTCCGGCGCCGTACAATGGTAGCAACTCGGTGTTCCCAGATACCACAATCCGGCAGACTATCAAGACGACCATCGGTGCAAGCTCTCATATCCGCCTACGGATCTCGAACGCCTTCGGTCTAACACAGCTACCTATCACGACTGCGAGTATTGCACTAGCCCGTGCTGAAGCCGGACAGAACAAGACTGGAGCTAGCGGCGTCGATATATCAACTTTGCAGAGCATTACCTTCTCAAACAACGCAAGTATCACAATCCCGCCTGGAGCTCTGGCAATATCTGACCCGATCCCTCTTTCGGTGCAAGCCAACCAAATTCTGAGCATCAGTCTGTATCTTGCCTCTGGACAGCAAGGCTTCGCAATCACTTCTCATCCAGGCTCAAGAACAACAAGTTGGCTATCCTTCGGCGACCAGACCTCCGCTGCCAATTTTACAGATGCCAACACGCAAAATACAGCCCACTGGTATCTAATCTCTGCTCTCGAGGCCTGGTCACCTCGCAACAGCGAATCGTTAGTCGTCGTTGGCGACAGTATAACAGATGGACGAGGCTCTACCACGAATGGAAACGACCGCTGGCCTGACCAGCTCTTCTCACGCCTACAGTCCGGCTCCCCAAACCTCAAGTCCATCGCCATATCGAATCAAGCAGCTGGTGGCAACCGTATCCTAGCAGATGGACTTGGGCCCTCGGCCTTGTCCCGCATCGAACGGGACGTCCTTGCTCACTCTAACGTAGGCTATGCTCTGATCTTCGAAGGCATCAACGATATCGGCACAGCATCTTCCACGCCCGAAGCACAAGAAGCTGTCTACACCCGTCTTGTGCAAGGCTATAGACAGATCCTCTCACGTATACATGCAGACGGAATACCCGTCTTTGGTGCTACCATCACGCCTTTCGGCTGCTTGAACAGCACATTACAAGCTTATAGTACGCCAGAACGAGAGGTCACAAGATCAAGGATCAATGATTTCATTCGAAGCTCTGTGGGAAAGCAAGGAGGGTTCGAGGCACTGGTAGATTTTGATAGGATTGTGAGGGATCCGACGAACGAGACAAGGCTGAGACCGGATCTGGACAGTGGGGATTGTTTGCATTTGAACCCTAAGGGATACAAGGCAATGGCTGAAGGCTTTCCCGTGGAAGTCTTTGCGAGGTTCAGAGACGGTGTAAGCGGTTTTGTGTAG
- a CDS encoding uncharacterized protein (antiSMASH:Cluster_6), translating into MASSRSLVAILVHTLAYQANARHLHQFKHEAINIQRRQVGPPIEASPTTTPEAVEAPATSSEPVVLTYLTPSPGASPVAITQQSQLETSYVPQFTLCALPPAAAYPVTPLPTMTTMSSPWRNYSLSIPPGNGTCTTIYSPTQTMVCATTLTGLVEKYTVSRCDQDITFSTEYGYVLASPTADADASALATTDATITPRPTVQRLTTYYLAPWQAMTAGEAPSDVDLKVCALYANGTEECIHQYEVWRTSLVTASATRTTSVNISTTLHGLSQVIVETYVANVTEQVTTFSMSTTMEFEYATEVITTQRASASGTITGPTSYVTVTLENASSTFRPTIITTRTSTIRRTSTTTVYDGYTTVTLPDAEAAPTEAPASPEESPDWVSMLGIQTARKRKQ; encoded by the exons ATGGCTTCCTCTCGTTCTCTTGTTGCGATTCTCGTTCACACTTTGGCATATCAGGCAAACGCtcgccacctccaccagtTCAAGCATGAAGCGATCAATATCCAACGAAGGCAGGTCGGGCCACCGATCGAGGCATCTCCGACCACGACACCTGAGGCTGTAGAGGCGCCTGCAACCAGTTCGGAACCAGTGGTCTTGACCTATCTTACGCCATCTCCTGGCGCGTCTCCTGTCGCCATCACACAACAAAGTCAGCTCGAAACATCCTATGTTCCGCAGTTCACTCTTTGCGCGCTTCCTCCTGCCGCAGCTTATCCGGTGACTCCACTGCCAACGATGACTACGATGTCATCTCCATGGCGTAACTACTCGCTGTCTATTCCTCCTGGAAACGGCACCTGCACAACTATCTACAGCCCTACTCAGACCATGGTCTGCGCGACCACCTTGACTGGACTTGTCGAGAAATATACGGTCAGCAGGTGCGACCAAGACATTACCTTTTCGACCGAATATGGCTATGTTTTAGCGTCTCCTACGGCAGACGCAGATGCCAGTGCACTCGCGACGACAGATGCGACAATTACACCTCGTCCAACAGTGCAGCGTTTGACCACTTACTATCTTGCGCCATGGCAAGCTATGACCGCTGGAGAGGCCCCTTCGGACGTTGATCTCAAGGTTTGCGCCTTATACGCCAATGGCACAGAGGAGTGCATTCACCAATACGAAGTCTGGCGCACCTCTCTGGTCACGGCATCAGCAACTCGCACTACATCAGTTAATATCTCCACAACCTTGCACGGTCTCAGCCAAGTCATCGTCGAGACTTATGTCGCGAATGTCACGGAGCAAGTCACCACGTTCTCCATGTCGACTACCATGGAATTCGAGTACGCTACAGAGGTCATTACTACCCAAAGAGCGAGTGCGAGCGGTACGATTACGGGGCCGACGAGCTATGTGACTGTCACTTTGGAGaatgcttcttcgacttttcGCCCAACTATAAT CACCACGAGGACTTCGACCATCCGCCGCACTAGCACTACCACCGTCTACGATGGCTACACCACTGTAACTCTCCCTGACGCGGAGGCGGCTCCTACTGAAGCTCCGGCTTCTCCAGA GGAATCGCCGGATTGGGTCTCGATGCTCGGCATACAGACTGCGCGGAAGCGAAAGCAATAG
- a CDS encoding uncharacterized protein (antiSMASH:Cluster_6), translating to MRPLRFLLTLTTCIVAFLLLVVVAPWHSDDGLEEERGGLGAYFNWRTPSSLFPPSAIISITDDNSTNFVARPAAFGPLLPAKSLSGQLWIGSGFGNDHLGRGGSGAGAAGELGCSDVPGWDDGSWIVAKKPVSESKSKSETSSPEGKGPLAGNSKRDYPVEDEDEEKPEKEYPTEDDGTDDHLHHPLPASDGIHVNGNSAGSTKKPTHADIQSLQESAEIAGKVVLLSRGGCGFLEKVKWVQRRGGIALIVGDDIRGGPLVTMYARGDTSNVTIPSLFTSYTTAQLLSSLMPAGGKSAAESKKIVIPALGQKSSSRKPSSEDKPNFTTTAAGSKATSATQEKQGGAAKPGSGAQHKAEEVQRQRTGWLASLFGSHSHSADSRRPPSSGKPGWVLQEDFEDDLHDQKAIKQDSITPSSSESAGTKKVGSDDGFVIGVQDWRDPDMVAEQKEQHLQDDASRSSAIAEPKSTSVEAPLKGGSITPGSGEYGESHHEAVDIGSPKKTEPKKDAPMLHAEEQQESGGWFGRLFGAGHHHPEQSHKPLVGLPAHHEQNSQQPTKPDSHRKPHLAEGTPHHEGLWVTLSPASMSSSPFFDTLLVLVVSPLVTLTVVYALLLLRSRIRRRRWRAPKSVVERLPVRTYQTMPSSTASTTSISSQASATTPLLPASRPISTRSRPRARTASDLPQSSGSHSDSMASPSLEQIEEKRAAGLAEWRRRYGGKQRECVVCLEEYIDGVSRVMSLPCGHEFHAECITPWLTTRRRTCPICKGDVVRSLARNGASSSAASTPSHYAHEPYRDDTEDEVDVQEQAVTLVNDDPASQQPVSREDEAFEDLERGLPDRNR from the exons ATGCGACCCCTCCGCTTCCTTCTCACCCTCACAACCTGCATCGTTGCATTCCTCCTTCTCGTCGTTGTGGCTCCCTGGCACAGTGATGACGgactcgaagaagagcgtgGGGGCTTGGGAGCATACTTCAACTGGCGAACACCGTCCAGCTTATTTCCACCCAGCGCCATCATCAGCATAACAGACGACAATTCTACGAATTTTGTGGCCCGACCTGCAGCGTTTGGGCCACTGCTACCCGCCAAGAGCTTGAGCGGGCAATTGTGGATTGGAAGTGGCTTTGGAAATGACCACTTGGGGCGAGGAGGCTCTGGCGCGGGCGCTGCAGGTGAATTAGGCTGCAGCGACGTACCGGGATGGGATGACGGGAGCTGGATCGTTGCGAAGAAGCCCGTCagcgagagcaagagcaagagtgAGACTTCTTCACCGGAAGGCAAGGGACCTTTGGCAGGCAACAGCAAAAGAGATTATCCtgtggaggacgaagacgaagaaaagCCAGAGAAGGAATATCCCACAGAAGACGATGGGACAGATGACCATTTACACCATCCACTTCCGGCATCAGACGGCATTCACGTGAACGGGAACTCGGCTGGCAGTACGAAGAAGCCCACCCATGCCGACATTCAGTCTTTACAGGAAAGTGCTGAGATCGCGGGCAAGGTCGTTCTGCTCAGCCGCGGCGGTTGTGGATTTCTGGAGAAGGTGAAATGGGTACAGCGCAGAGGGGGGATTGCATTGATTGTCGGAGACGATATTCGAGGTGGACCCCTGGTGACCATGTACGCACGCGGAGACACGTCAAACGTGACGATTCCCTCGCTATTCACTTCGTACACCACTGCACAGCTCCTGTCAAGCCTGATGCCGGCGGGTGGCAAGAGTGCTGCTGAGTCGAAAAAGATCGTGATTCCAGCGCTCGGGCAGAAGTCGTCATCTCGCAAGCCTTCGTCAGAAGACAAACCGAACTTCACCACTACAGCTGCCGGCAGCAAGGCCACTTCTGCAACGCAGGAGAAGCAAGGCGGTGCGGCGAAGCCAGGTTCAGGAGCGCAGCACAAGGCAGAAGAGGTGCAGCGACAACGTACTGGTTGGCTTGCTTCGCTGTTTGGCAGTCATTCCCACAGCGCTGACAGCAGGCGTCCTCCAAGTAGCGGAAAACCGGGCTGGGTGCTGCAAGAAGATTTTGAGGACGACTTGCATGATCAAAAAGCTATCAAGCAAGACTCCATCACACCATCATCTTCAGAGTCCGCTGGCACGAAGAAAGTTGGCTCTGATGACGGCTTTGTCATCGGTGTTCAGGACTGGCGGGATCCAGATATGGTCGCCGAACAGAAAGAACAGCATCTCCAGGATGACGCGTCTCGCTCAAGTGCGATTGCAGAACCCAAAAGCACTTCAGTGGAGGCGCCACTCAAAGGCGGCAGCATCACACCTGGCAGTGGAGAATATGGGGAAAGTCATCATGAAGCCGTCGATATTGGCAGTCCGAAGAAAACGGAACCAAAGAAAGATGCACCTATGCTACATGCTGAAGAGCAACAAGAATCTGGAGGCTGGTTCGGACGTTTGTTCGGTGCCGGTCATCACCACCCTGAGCAATCACACAAACCTCTTGTTGGCCTTCCGGCACACCATGAGCAGAACTCACAGCAGCCCACGAAACCCGACTCACACCGAAAACCTCATCTTGCGGAGGGCACGCCACATCATGAGGGTCTGTGGGTTACCCTCTCGCCAGCctcgatgtcttcgtcgcCCTTCTTTGACACACTATTGGTGCTCGTTGTGTCGCCTCTCGTGACACTGACAGTGGTATATGCACTTCTTCTACTGCGCTCACGTATACGCAGACGAAGATGGCGGGCACCAAAGTCTGTCGTTGAGCGATTACCGGTCCGGACATATCAGACTATGCCGAGCTCCACTGCTTCCACGACTTCCATTTCATCACAAGCCAGTGCAACAACacctcttcttccagcttcgcgaCCTATCAGCACACGCTCACGCCCGCGAGCACGAACAGCGTCTGACCTCCCACAAAGCAGTGGCTCTCATTCGGACAGTATGGCCTCACCTTCACTTGAACAAATCGAAGAGAAACGTGCTGCAGGTTTAGCTGAGTGGCGAAGGCGGTACGGCGGTAAACAACGAGAGTGCGTAGTATGCTTGGAAGAATACATCGATGGCGTCAGCAGAGTGATGAGTCTTCCCTGCGGTCACGAATTCCATGCCGAGTGCAT CACACCATGGCTCACCACCCGCCGCCGCACATGTCCTATATGCAAAGGTGATGTCGTTCGCTCTCTTGCGAGGAACGGGGCATCATCTTCGGCAGCCTCGACCCCTTCACATTATGCTCATGAACCTTATCGAGATGATACAGAAGACGAGGTCGATGTGCAAGAGCAGGCTGTCACATTAGTGAATGATGACCCGGCTTCGCAACAGCCTGTCAGCAGGGAAGACGAGGCTTTTGAAGATCTGGAAAGAGGTCTGCCGGATAGGAATCGGTGA
- a CDS encoding uncharacterized protein (antiSMASH:Cluster_6~SMCOG1173:WD-40 repeat-containing protein) yields MLSEHFIASIGVPFKAPGTNVAKDAAIFLHEFQPLAQQRAVFKKSATAPNCLAISESHVFAAQEGKGAVHVYNRKKSNQEAIVPFTEKISAITLACDDAVLVLGTVEGRIFLWETCTGRQVATNQAHLQAVSALGVDATSNFLLSASKDATIHVWSIPQLLSFTHTGGASPLRTFSSHHAEITSLVLGHGAFNLNFVISTSKDKTCLVWDYKTGNILRTYLLPGTPLCAALDPADRVVYVGYEDGCLQQLDLYTSPTGELDAVQNGQGALDPVQPPAASRWKLPDASHGSALSLNVSYDGSVVLTGHQSGAVLSWDVARASFGTNLTPLPLPGPASNLIFLPVSGHHDQQSGTKKIKINEIIKPKFGAFDVSGSGAVPGNYVANVQFPSELDLEISEFCSALTAPTFPTALLDEGLDELADWGKMPNQSNGDVRANGDGFMSLDGNEDKPESQKLQEENATLKAQLESMRRMQKKSFEKLSKLSDEIRSLSKKQQKRGQANGVQAGDDISD; encoded by the coding sequence ATGCTCTCAGAGCACTTCATAGCGTCAATAGGCGTACCTTTCAAGGCCCCAGGGACGAATGTTGCCAAAGATGCAGCCATCTTCCTCCACGAGTTTCAGCCGCTTGCACAACAGCGCGCCGTCTTCAAGAAATCTGCCACGGCCCCGAACTGCTTGGCCATAAGTGAAAGTCACGTCTTTGCCGCACAAGAAGGCAAAGGAGCAGTACACGTCTACAATCGGAAAAAGAGCAACCAAGAGGCTATTGTTCCGTTCACCGAGAAGATCTCAGCCATTACCTTAGCTTGCGATGATGCTGTGCTGGTCCTTGGCACTGTTGAAGGACGAATCTTTTTATGGGAGACTTGTACAGGGAGACAAGTTGCTACAAACCAAGCTCATCTGCAAGCTGTGAGCGCACTCGGTGTCGATGCCACTTCGAACTTTCTGCTTTCAGCTTCCAAGGATGCGACTATCCATGTCTGGTCAATACCTCAGCTTCTTTCGTTCACCCACACAGGCGGCGCGTCACCTCTTCGAACTTTCTCATCGCATCATGCAGAAATCACCAGCCTCGTACTTGGACATGGCGCCTTCAACCTGAACTTCGTAATATCCACTTCAAAGGATAAGACGTGCCTGGTGTGGGACTACAAGACTGGCAACATCCTGCGGACATATCTCCTGCCAGGAACCCCTCTCTGTGCTGCACTAGATCCAGCCGACCGAGTGGTGTACGTCGGCTACGAGGATGGCTGTCTTCAACAACTCGATCTATACACGTCGCCCACGGGGGAGCTGGATGCGGTGCAGAACGGACAAGGAGCACTTGATCCTGTACAGCctcctgcagcttctcgatgGAAGCTCCCTGACGCTTCCCATGGCTCAGCGTTGAGTCTGAATGTCTCTTATGATGGCAGTGTGGTACTCACAGGCCACCAATCTGGAGCAGTGCTTAGCTGGGATGTCGCTCGAGCTAGCTTTGGCACGAACCTTACACCACTTCCTCTCCCCGGTCCTGCCAGCAATCTCATATTTCTGCCAGTCAGCGGACACCATGATCAGCAGTCTGGTACCAAGAAAATCAAAATCAATGAGATTATCAAGCCCAAGTTCGGCGCTTTTGATGTGTCGGGAAGCGGAGCTGTGCCTGGCAACTATGTAGCCAATGTGCAATTTCCATCTGAACTCGACCTTGAGATATCAGAATTCTGCTCTGCTTTGACTGCGCCGACCTTCCCAACTGCGCTTCTCGATGAAGGTCTCGATGAGCTCGCGGATTGGGGAAAGATGCCAAATCAGTCAAATGGCGATGTTAGGGCAAACGGCGATGGTTTTATGTCACTCGATGGCAATGAAGATAAACCAGAGAGTCAGAAATTGCAGGAGGAAAATGCTACTCTGAAGGCGCAACTCGagtcgatgaggaggatgcagAAAAAGAGTTTTGAGAAGCTGAGCAAGCTGAGTGACGAGATCCGAAGCCtttcgaagaagcagcagaaacgAGGTCAAGCGAATGGGGTCCAGGCGGGCGACGATATAAGTGATTGA
- the SNX3 gene encoding Sorting nexin-3 (antiSMASH:Cluster_6) — MQRIEPRADPAAEPHDSQQHSTTTTTKTALEQRGGWTLPSGFASTGRESHTQSFEEIYGVPENFLEIEVTDPQTHQPTSSPNSRYTTYLIRLSTNIPAFKLRRSEVRRRYSDFEVFRDLLERESARVSIPPLPGKVYLNRFDDAVIEERRKGLERFLRIVVGHPLLQTGSRVLGGFVQDPNWDRNAW; from the coding sequence ATGCAGCGCATCGAGCCCCGAGCGGACCCCGCTGCTGAGCCCCATGACTCGCAACAACACtccaccacgaccaccaccaAAACCGCCCTCGAACAACGCGGCGGCTGGACGCTTCCCTCCGGCTTCGCCAGCACCGGCCGCGAGTCTCACACGCAATCTTTCGAAGAGATCTACGGCGTACCCGAAAACTTCCTCGAAATCGAAGTCACCGATCCTCAAACACACCAACCTACATCCAGTCCTAACTCCCGCTACACCACCTATCTCATTCGATTGAGCACCAATATCCCGGCCTTCAAGCTCCGACGGTCTGAAGTGCGAAGAAGATATTCGGACTTTGAAGTGTTCCGCGATCTATTGGAGCGCGAATCGGCGCGAGTTAGTATTCCGCCGCTGCCTGGCAAGGTCTATCTGAATCGATTCGACGATGCGGTGATTGAGGAGCGAAGGAAGGGACTGGAGAGATTCTTGAGGATTGTAGTGGGGCATCCGCTTTTGCAGACTGGGAGTAGAGTGCTGGGAGGATTTGTGCAAGATCCGAATTGGGACCGCAATGCGTGGTAA
- the AQP7 gene encoding Aquaporin-7 (antiSMASH:Cluster_6): MDPNKTFVSVPGLGNKEEPGHLNEHRLPFIGFLPNRVRNHFIAMVGEFIGTFLFLFFAFSGTQVANAAAAGANAGSEELSQVPNAPVLMYIALAFGFSLAVNAWVFFRISGGLFNPAVTLGLAMIGAINWVRALLTFIAQILGAIASAAVVSVLFPGPLAVSTNLSAGTSLARGLFIEMFLTAELVFTIFMLAAEKHKATFIAPVGIGLALFIAELSGVFFTGGSLNPARSFGPCVVLRSFPSAHWIYWLGPALGSLLAVGFYRFVKVLEYETANPGQDFNEHEAEHFEFDEDNAATGADVARPVPTGLSPINSAASRDSAQQIPGFGDRLPQTPPSTGVPSAPNVPGPATSPSASGAPLTRSEKSHDDVDLSKLENGMHPGYGR; the protein is encoded by the exons ATGGATCCCAACAAGACCTTCGTCTCCGTGCCAGGTCTCGGCAATAAAGAGGAGCCCGGGCATCTGAATGAACACAGGCTGCCGTTCATAGGATTTCTGCCAAATCGAGTTCGCAACCATTTCATCGCCATGGTCGGCGAGTTTATTGGCACCTTCCTGTTTTTGTTCTTCGCCTTCAGTGGGACACAAGTCGCCAatgccgcagcagctggagcgaATGCTGGCAGCGAGGAATTGAGTCAAGTGCCCAATGCTCCTGTGCTGATGTACATCGCTCTGGCTTTTGGTTTCAGCTTGGCTGTGAACGCATGGGTATTCTTTCGTATCAGCGGAG GTCTATTCAACCCAGCCGTCACCCTCGGCCTGGCAATGATCGGAGCGATCAACTGGGTGCGAGCGCTTCTTACTTTCATCGCTCAAATACTGGGTGCTATCGCTTCCGCAGCGGTCGTGTCGGTCCTCTTTCCTGGCCCGCTTGCCGTCTCGACGAACCTGAGCGCTGGCACTTCGCTTGCTCGCGGATTGT TCATTGAGATGTTTCTCACCGCCGAGCTcgtcttcaccatcttcatGCTCGCTGCCGAGAAGCACAAGGCCACTTTCATTGCTCCGGTCGGCATTGGCCTCGCGCTTTTCATCGCCGAGCTCTCCGGCGTCTTCTTCACTGGTG GTTCCCTCAATCCGGCTCGCTCGTTCGGTCCTTGCGTCGTTCTCCGCTCCTTCCCCAGTGCTCACTGGATTTACTGGCTGGGACCAGCTCTCGGTTCGCTCCTTGCAGTTGGATTCTACCGCTTTGTCAAGGTCTTAGAGTATGAGACTGCAAACCCGGGTCAGGACTTCAACGAGCACGAGGCAGAGCACTTCGAATTCGATGAGGACAATGCAGCAACTGGCGCTGATGTGGCTCGACCTGTTCCAACAGGTCTCAGTCCCATCAACTCAGCTGCCAGCCGGGACTCTGCACAGCAAATTCCAGGCTTTGGTGACCGCCTTCCGCAGACGCCTCCTAGCACTGGCGTCCCGAGCGCCCCCAATGTCCCAGGGCCGGCCACATCCCCATCAGCCTCTGGTGCGCCGCTGACCCGTAGCGAAAAGAGCCATGACGACGTCGACCTGTCGAAACTTGAGAACGGAATGCATCCGGGTTATGGTCGCTAG
- a CDS encoding uncharacterized protein (antiSMASH:Cluster_6) — protein sequence MGIKDRAQDLLRRLQETEDDHKKDGIAGHTVSSSPHSDDMKRGTDKSEAEERTSKSRKMMDPTKSDLDNISPREGVTVQRADNIASSLLRMPPESKLHPTRRGISQVSFSHCLRSLPAELQMQILPDCLRRFCITIQPRRRNAEAGANRPLGPTYTYNHWAPYAKIQAEHGLDMQLCRSLFYSGNCFTLDYGESARDEYHYERLRDKSQNALGKEDQGEVPATVDFRHWLSGVEDEAEGDGGERGEYVRKIRHMRFYLRLLRVLVEVVRVGDKGLKLVGTVNGKGHSSLGDLEVFKERFGRELGRIGEGVVGQGGLEREQWEEVESLVTRLFHVPRWWEKTDDSE from the coding sequence ATGGGAATCAAGGACAGAGCACAAGACCTCCTCAGGAGACTTCAAGAAACAGAGGACGATCACAAGAAAGACGGCATCGCAGGTCACACCGTCTCTTCCTCCCCTCATTCCGACGATATGAAGAGGGGAACGGACAAgagcgaagctgaagaacgCACATCGAAATCACGAAAGATGATGGATCCTACTAAATCCGATCTCGACAACATTTCACCCCGCGAAGGCGTTACTGTGCAAAGAGCCGACAACATCGCCTCTTCGTTGTTGCGGATGCCTCCCGAAAGCAAGCTGCATCCGACCCGTCGAGGCATCTCCCAAGTCTCCTTCTCGCACTGCCTCCGCTCTCTGCCAGCCGAACTCCAGATGCAAATCCTCCCCGATTGCCTAAGAAGGTTCTGCATCACCATCCAACCTCGGCGGCGTAACGCGGAAGCAGGCGCAAATCGGCCACTCGGGCCAACATACACTTACAACCACTGGGCTCCTTATGCCAAAATCCAAGCCGAGCACGGACTGGACATGCAACTCTGTCGGTCTTTGTTCTATAGCGGGAATTGTTTCACGCTGGATTATGGTGAATCTGCCAGGGATGAGTATCATTACGAAAGGCTCCGCGATAAAAGTCAAAATGCACTCGGCAAAGAAGATCAGGGAGAGGTGCCTGCGACTGTGGACTTTCGGCACTGGTTGAGTGGtgttgaagatgaagcggaaggcgatggaggagagcgGGGGGAGTATGTGAGGAAGATTCGGCATATGAGGTTTTATCTAAGGCTTTTGAGGGTTTTGGTGGAGGTTGTGAGGGTGGGAGATAAGGGGTTGAAGTTGGTGGGGACTGTGAATGGTAAGGGGCATAGTAGTTTGGGGGATTTGGAGGTGTTCAAGGAGAGGTTTGGGAGGGAGTTGGGGAGGATTGGGGAGGGGGTTGTTGGCCAGGGTGGACTGGAGAGAGAGCagtgggaggaggtggagagtTTGGTTACGAGGTTATTTCATGTGCCAAGATGGTGGGAGAAGACGGATGATTCGGAGTGA
- a CDS encoding uncharacterized protein (antiSMASH:Cluster_6) has protein sequence MVIAGKPYVPSVKGDEKRDAMPAAKEERHDAPPSKDDKRDPALPKDEKHDASASTNEKQSAAPLKAESRDAAPLKDEKREVPLSKAKDAGSVAPAGANGKPTLAVP, from the coding sequence ATGGTCATTGCGGGCAAGCCGTACGTGCCTTCAGTCAAAGGCGACGAAAAGCGAGACGCCATGCCAGCGGCCAAGGAAGAAAGGCATGATGCTCCTCCGAGCAAGGACGACAAGCGCGACCCTGCACTTCCAAAGGATGAGAAACATGATGCTTCAGCAAGCACAAACGAGAAGCAATCTGCGGCACCGCTCAAGGCCGAGAGTCGTGACGCTGCACCACTCAAGGACGAAAAGCGTGAAGTTCCGCTGAGCAAAGCCAAGGATGCAGGGAGCGTCGCACCGGCAGGTGCAAATGGGAAGCCTACTCTTGCTGTCCCATGA